A stretch of the Sulfurimonas sp. HSL3-1 genome encodes the following:
- a CDS encoding glycoside hydrolase family 15 protein, with protein MTFEARLSERFDAVSKIILERQDAVTGLLPASTAVNAHGDYTDAWVRDNVYSILCVWGLSLAYKRHDPANARTLSLSLSVVKLMRGVLTAMMRQSDRVERFKRTQNPLDALHAKYGTQSGLAVVGDNEWGHLQLDATSLFLLMLAQMTASGLQIIYSDDEVDFVQNLVHYISRTYATPDYGIWERGNKINHGDPEINCSSVGMAKAALEALDGFNLYGTARGLEGVIHVVASDVARSRFTLHGLLPRESTSKETDAALLSIIGYPAYAVEDAELVNKTAQKIRKKLAGRFGCKRFLLDGHQSVLEDTSRLHYEAEELRQFEHIESEWPLFFTYLMLDALLRGDAEAAGEWKAKLEPLFVEVEGISLLPELYIVPEAAIEAEKAAPGSQERRPNENVPLVWAQSLYLLASLLDDGLLIPDDIDPLRRRERVGAIRTTTPLVAVVAESQAIKDRLHALGIRSETLEEAAPAQVLHASELSRLFSSVGANRKLHLTGRPQQVSRTITTSRLYQVGDETYVFLPYHFDPKAFYFHYDNRLLVEHIRSSLKFLAENWDQAGRPLMLLLVRDDMLEAATQESVLELLRAVESGRCCGTAVQSGPLHTLLTAASREQMGQREAFRPEPPQFRPDGETRPHDAAAQEHYHLSYAARQEIGQLDDDALVALLHPLTPDPRAVEALQQLWRRRGEAFAVPTVRGEQSLQTIAQQQYETASARHDWAAVRRLADLLYRYDERLEDVLLDIVIRQKRLAVGRAYFEKATFCHPAESTAIVETIYAYCGNSAAETVLTQEIILHLGHLIRIEPELFEQLITLRTWYFVQLLVSRISREMQLPMGDAYETLLTLSPHEILHRLREVLQTFATERRRMNEMENLRASGFSQLKSVARITELSQVENWMQWRHDAGLIGHHAERFYKDVWYLLQQCSGIVIGDKYDIANRVGSEQTLDTTAGERSFELRIDTLLQGIQAPEYRQLNLEAIESLTWLFRQNPDLKVENDIVLDVLIGHAVRIAWTKEHGDAHYNEQRGQAWDAFYHRSPRDTESAFVEAFRHLLHEGFE; from the coding sequence ATGACATTCGAAGCACGCCTTTCAGAACGCTTTGACGCCGTCTCGAAGATCATTCTCGAGCGTCAGGACGCCGTGACGGGACTTCTGCCCGCCAGTACCGCCGTCAATGCGCACGGCGACTACACCGACGCCTGGGTCCGCGACAACGTCTACAGCATCCTCTGCGTCTGGGGCCTCTCCCTGGCCTACAAGCGGCACGACCCCGCCAACGCCCGTACCCTTTCGCTCTCGCTCAGCGTCGTCAAGCTGATGCGTGGTGTGCTGACGGCGATGATGCGCCAATCCGACCGTGTCGAACGCTTCAAACGCACCCAGAACCCCCTCGATGCCCTGCACGCCAAGTACGGCACCCAGAGCGGCCTCGCGGTCGTCGGCGACAACGAGTGGGGGCACCTGCAGCTCGATGCCACCTCCCTGTTCCTGCTGATGCTTGCCCAGATGACGGCCTCGGGCCTGCAGATCATCTACAGCGATGACGAGGTCGACTTCGTCCAGAACCTCGTGCACTATATCAGCCGCACCTATGCCACCCCCGATTACGGCATCTGGGAGCGGGGCAACAAGATCAACCACGGCGACCCCGAGATCAACTGCAGCTCGGTCGGGATGGCAAAGGCCGCCCTGGAGGCCCTCGACGGGTTCAACCTTTACGGCACCGCGCGGGGCCTCGAGGGCGTCATCCACGTCGTCGCCAGCGACGTCGCGCGCTCGCGCTTCACCCTGCACGGCCTCCTGCCGCGCGAATCGACCTCCAAGGAGACCGATGCGGCGCTGCTCTCCATCATCGGCTACCCCGCCTACGCCGTCGAGGATGCGGAACTTGTGAACAAAACGGCCCAGAAGATTCGCAAAAAGCTCGCCGGCCGCTTTGGGTGCAAGCGCTTTCTGCTCGACGGCCACCAGAGCGTGCTCGAAGACACTTCCCGGCTCCATTACGAGGCCGAGGAGCTGCGACAGTTCGAGCACATCGAATCGGAGTGGCCGCTCTTCTTTACCTACCTGATGCTTGATGCCCTGTTGCGCGGAGACGCGGAAGCCGCCGGGGAGTGGAAAGCCAAACTGGAGCCCCTCTTTGTCGAGGTGGAAGGGATAAGCCTCCTGCCGGAGCTCTACATCGTCCCCGAAGCGGCGATCGAAGCGGAAAAAGCCGCGCCCGGTTCCCAGGAGCGCCGCCCCAATGAGAATGTTCCCCTCGTCTGGGCCCAGAGCCTCTACCTGCTTGCTTCCCTGCTCGACGACGGCCTCCTCATTCCCGATGACATCGACCCGCTCCGGCGGCGCGAACGTGTCGGCGCGATACGGACGACCACCCCCCTCGTCGCCGTTGTCGCCGAAAGCCAAGCCATCAAGGATCGGTTGCACGCCCTCGGTATCCGTAGCGAAACCCTTGAAGAAGCGGCACCGGCCCAGGTCCTGCACGCCTCGGAACTCTCGCGGCTCTTCAGCAGCGTCGGTGCCAACCGGAAACTGCACCTCACGGGCCGGCCGCAGCAGGTCTCGCGTACCATCACGACCTCCCGGCTCTACCAGGTGGGCGACGAGACCTACGTCTTTCTCCCCTACCACTTCGACCCCAAAGCCTTTTACTTCCATTACGACAACCGTCTGCTCGTCGAGCATATCCGCTCGTCGCTGAAGTTCCTGGCCGAGAACTGGGATCAGGCCGGCCGGCCCCTCATGCTCCTGCTCGTGCGCGACGACATGCTCGAAGCGGCAACGCAGGAGAGCGTCCTCGAGCTGCTGCGCGCCGTCGAATCGGGCCGCTGCTGCGGTACGGCGGTACAATCCGGTCCGCTTCATACCCTCCTCACCGCCGCATCCCGCGAACAGATGGGGCAGCGCGAAGCCTTCCGGCCCGAACCGCCGCAGTTCCGCCCCGATGGGGAGACCCGCCCGCACGATGCCGCGGCACAGGAGCACTATCATCTCTCCTATGCCGCACGCCAGGAGATCGGGCAGCTCGACGACGATGCCCTTGTGGCACTCCTCCATCCGCTCACCCCTGATCCCCGCGCCGTCGAAGCGCTGCAGCAGCTCTGGCGCCGCCGCGGCGAAGCGTTTGCGGTGCCGACCGTCCGGGGGGAGCAATCACTCCAAACGATCGCGCAGCAGCAGTATGAAACCGCCTCCGCCCGCCACGACTGGGCGGCCGTGCGCCGACTGGCGGACCTGCTTTACCGCTACGATGAGCGCCTCGAAGACGTCCTGCTCGATATCGTCATTCGCCAGAAACGCCTTGCCGTCGGGCGCGCCTACTTTGAAAAGGCGACCTTCTGCCACCCCGCGGAGAGTACGGCCATCGTGGAGACCATCTACGCCTACTGTGGCAACAGCGCCGCAGAGACCGTCCTGACCCAGGAGATCATTCTCCATCTGGGTCACCTCATCCGCATCGAGCCGGAGCTCTTCGAACAGCTCATTACCCTGCGCACTTGGTACTTTGTGCAGCTGCTCGTCAGCCGTATCAGCCGGGAAATGCAGCTGCCGATGGGCGACGCCTACGAAACCCTGCTCACCCTCTCCCCTCACGAGATCCTGCACCGCCTGCGGGAGGTGCTGCAGACCTTCGCCACCGAACGGCGCCGCATGAACGAGATGGAAAACCTCCGTGCCTCGGGCTTTTCCCAGCTCAAATCCGTCGCTAGGATCACGGAACTCTCGCAGGTGGAGAACTGGATGCAGTGGCGTCATGACGCCGGGCTGATCGGGCACCATGCCGAACGTTTCTACAAGGATGTCTGGTATCTGCTGCAGCAGTGCAGCGGCATCGTCATCGGGGACAAATACGACATCGCCAACCGCGTCGGAAGCGAGCAGACCCTCGATACCACCGCCGGCGAACGCAGCTTCGAACTGCGCATAGACACCCTGCTGCAGGGCATTCAAGCCCCGGAGTACCGTCAGCTCAACCTCGAGGCGATCGAGAGCCTCACCTGGCTGTTTCGGCAGAACCCAGACTTGAAGGTCGAAAACGATATCGTTCTGGATGTGCTTATCGGCCACGCGGTGCGCATCGCCTGGACCAAGGAGCACGGGGACGCCCATTACAATGAGCAGCGCGGACAGGCGTGGGACGCTTTTTACCACCGCTCCCCCCGCGACACGGAAAGCGCTTTCGTTGAAGCCTTCCGCCATCTTCTGCACGAAGGATTCGAATGA
- a CDS encoding ferredoxin-thioredoxin reductase catalytic domain-containing protein codes for MLKMMIGFMKDYWKYRDAVKKQHRWIVKYAAQKGYAINPSLMMSKNLEVWLSEMEATFGKRYCPCFEPSGDAKLDKQMCCPCEFIDDEIDEYGTCHCALFGRGDLDKAGWKASSQRLMGEYRVPLNMKEGVLDTRGMPLDPRRGLPIPDAMHQMKATLNGYGGKTLKMIVERDQEAKNLETIAAFRGYGFSKTASDDGITVTLDLENKNAQGASGSCGQ; via the coding sequence ATGCTAAAAATGATGATCGGTTTTATGAAAGATTACTGGAAGTACCGCGACGCGGTCAAAAAGCAGCACCGCTGGATCGTGAAGTATGCCGCGCAGAAGGGGTATGCGATCAACCCGAGCCTGATGATGAGTAAGAACCTCGAAGTGTGGCTGAGCGAGATGGAGGCGACCTTCGGCAAGCGCTACTGCCCCTGCTTCGAGCCATCCGGTGATGCGAAACTGGACAAGCAGATGTGCTGCCCCTGCGAATTCATCGACGACGAGATCGACGAGTACGGTACCTGTCACTGCGCGCTTTTCGGCCGGGGGGACCTTGACAAGGCGGGCTGGAAGGCGTCGTCGCAGCGCCTGATGGGAGAGTACCGCGTACCGTTGAACATGAAAGAGGGCGTCCTCGACACCCGCGGCATGCCCCTCGACCCGCGCCGCGGCCTGCCCATCCCCGACGCCATGCACCAGATGAAGGCAACGCTCAACGGCTACGGCGGCAAGACGTTGAAGATGATCGTCGAACGTGACCAGGAGGCAAAGAACCTGGAGACCATTGCCGCCTTCCGCGGCTACGGTTTTTCGAAAACGGCGTCGGATGACGGGATCACCGTGACCCTGGACCTGGAGAACAAAAACGCGCAGGGCGCATCGGGCAGCTGCGGGCAGTAA
- the rimI gene encoding ribosomal protein S18-alanine N-acetyltransferase → MTVRAAAAADAAALEQLERTLFSAENYPLSRRAFYYHIRHSLLLIAQTDSGEMAGYILALLRRREPKLYSLGIAPAYRKMGIASLLMERMLSELASRGFMRCVLEVRCDNNAAIDLYRRFGFETVKTLEGFYKDGCNAYLMRH, encoded by the coding sequence ATGACGGTCAGAGCCGCCGCTGCCGCCGACGCCGCGGCACTCGAACAGCTTGAACGCACCCTCTTCTCCGCGGAGAACTACCCCCTGAGCCGTCGTGCGTTCTACTACCACATCCGCCACAGCCTGCTGCTCATCGCGCAGACCGACAGCGGGGAGATGGCCGGCTATATCCTCGCACTGCTGCGGCGCCGCGAACCGAAGCTCTATTCGCTCGGTATTGCCCCGGCATACCGCAAGATGGGCATCGCCTCCCTGCTGATGGAGCGGATGCTTTCCGAACTGGCGTCGCGCGGCTTTATGCGCTGCGTGCTTGAAGTCCGCTGCGACAACAACGCCGCAATCGACCTCTACCGCCGTTTCGGCTTCGAGACCGTCAAAACGCTCGAAGGCTTTTACAAAGACGGGTGTAACGCCTATCTGATGCGGCACTGA
- a CDS encoding DUF2156 domain-containing protein has product MANLVINKQALKPFGLKAKPVLEKQLRKIDVDISDYTFAANYIWLGNSSGFYAVINKCFCLFIITGGELTMLLPPIGKKKNVDKAIVRCFEIMNANNSSPYYSRIDYVQASTVEEFVQSEDEAQSMFEMLEHYIIEKKLVDYVYEADKLIELRGNSYHTKRTEINRFRNSYTDAYVEELDSEKHFEGIMALFNKWVADRVKYMPKEEAEVFLEGIHQERHAVKRMLKHYTELGLLGLVIYIDGEIKGFTAGERISGDTACVIIEKTDFEVMGCAQFIFREFSKLLKERYGIVYINVGDDMGFENLKKVKMSYRPFKLVPKYTIYQK; this is encoded by the coding sequence ATGGCGAACCTCGTCATCAACAAACAGGCACTCAAACCCTTCGGCCTCAAAGCCAAACCCGTTCTTGAAAAACAGCTGCGCAAAATCGACGTCGACATCAGCGACTACACCTTTGCCGCCAACTATATCTGGCTGGGAAACAGCAGCGGCTTTTACGCCGTCATCAACAAATGTTTCTGTCTCTTCATCATCACGGGAGGCGAGTTGACAATGCTGCTGCCGCCCATCGGCAAAAAAAAGAACGTCGACAAGGCGATCGTACGCTGTTTCGAGATCATGAACGCAAACAACTCCTCCCCCTACTACTCCCGCATCGACTACGTGCAGGCGTCCACCGTCGAGGAGTTCGTCCAGAGCGAAGACGAGGCGCAAAGCATGTTTGAGATGCTCGAACACTACATTATCGAAAAGAAGCTCGTCGATTACGTCTATGAAGCCGACAAGCTCATCGAGCTGCGGGGTAACAGCTACCACACCAAGCGCACCGAGATCAACCGCTTCCGCAACTCCTACACCGACGCCTACGTCGAGGAGCTCGACAGTGAGAAGCACTTTGAGGGGATTATGGCCCTGTTCAACAAGTGGGTTGCGGACCGGGTGAAATATATGCCAAAGGAGGAGGCGGAAGTTTTCCTCGAGGGGATCCACCAGGAGCGCCACGCCGTCAAACGGATGCTCAAGCACTACACGGAGCTGGGGCTGCTCGGCCTCGTCATCTATATCGACGGGGAGATCAAAGGCTTTACGGCGGGCGAACGCATCAGCGGCGATACGGCCTGCGTCATCATCGAAAAGACCGATTTCGAAGTGATGGGGTGCGCCCAGTTCATCTTCCGCGAATTTTCGAAACTGCTCAAGGAGCGGTACGGCATCGTCTACATCAACGTCGGCGACGACATGGGCTTTGAAAACCTCAAGAAGGTGAAGATGTCCTACCGTCCCTTCAAGCTGGTGCCCAAGTACACCATCTACCAGAAATGA
- a CDS encoding molybdopterin-dependent oxidoreductase, whose amino-acid sequence MQKKTACPLDCYDACSVIVDAGKLKGDKLHPYTHGYLCPHLNHFKKRERIAEPKLRGEVVSMETALAHLETLVRDAREGNGILHYRSSGNFGLMQGVTDHFFASVGAALTKGSLCDGAGEAGVVEGRGANRALPPEQIAEADVVMVWGRNVPVTNSHLLPFLKGKELIVVDPVRTAFAESADIHIQLKPGGDLYFAMLLARFIVIEGMYDAEYLAEHGEAFEEYYELTQTVRIKAALDSIGLGLGDIGRVLERLKGKKVAILVGTGVQKYRHGDEVLRAIDAIGTLLGLFGKPGCGVSFLGSSSSGIPSPFAAARRFESKAAAAFSDYDLVFVQGANPVAQMPDTRRVVDSLSKAGHVVYFGLYENETSAMAELVIPAKTFLEKRDVRTAYGHNAMLEMPECETGETGISEYALCTALCTAFDVPLESEAYYLEHFLACGEAKDDKTLVKGREALPYAEGFDTDDGQFLFLEEYDFDFDMEEDYFLVSPKSPRSLNSQFDRESRVFMHPECGFEEGASVRLVSEQGSLELPLAYDDRLLADCVLVYAGTPGVNNLTTSLRSFAGENACYQANKIKVEAC is encoded by the coding sequence ATGCAGAAGAAAACCGCCTGTCCCCTGGACTGTTACGATGCCTGCAGCGTCATCGTCGACGCGGGCAAACTCAAAGGGGATAAACTCCATCCGTACACTCACGGTTATCTCTGTCCCCACCTGAACCACTTCAAGAAACGCGAACGCATCGCCGAGCCGAAGCTGAGGGGCGAAGTCGTCTCGATGGAGACGGCGCTGGCGCATCTGGAGACGTTGGTACGCGACGCCCGCGAGGGTAACGGGATTCTGCATTACCGCAGTTCCGGGAACTTCGGCCTGATGCAGGGAGTGACGGACCACTTCTTCGCTTCCGTGGGCGCGGCACTGACAAAGGGCTCGCTCTGCGACGGGGCGGGAGAGGCCGGTGTCGTCGAAGGGCGCGGGGCAAACCGCGCCCTGCCGCCCGAACAGATCGCCGAGGCCGATGTCGTCATGGTCTGGGGGCGGAACGTCCCCGTGACCAACTCCCACCTACTTCCCTTCCTCAAGGGCAAGGAGCTCATCGTCGTCGATCCCGTCCGGACGGCCTTCGCCGAGAGCGCGGATATCCATATCCAGTTGAAGCCCGGCGGGGATCTCTATTTCGCGATGCTGCTGGCCCGCTTTATCGTGATCGAGGGGATGTATGATGCCGAGTACCTGGCCGAACACGGCGAGGCGTTCGAGGAGTACTACGAGCTGACGCAGACGGTGCGGATCAAAGCCGCCTTGGACAGCATCGGGCTGGGGCTGGGTGATATCGGCCGTGTCCTGGAGCGGCTGAAGGGCAAAAAGGTTGCCATTCTGGTGGGCACCGGCGTGCAGAAGTACCGCCACGGCGACGAAGTGCTGCGCGCCATCGACGCCATCGGTACGCTGCTGGGGCTCTTCGGGAAACCGGGCTGCGGCGTCAGTTTCCTGGGCAGTTCGTCCAGCGGCATCCCTTCGCCTTTCGCGGCGGCCCGCCGGTTCGAGTCCAAGGCCGCGGCGGCCTTTTCCGATTACGATCTCGTCTTTGTCCAGGGGGCCAACCCGGTGGCGCAGATGCCGGATACGAGGCGGGTTGTAGACAGCCTCTCCAAGGCGGGGCACGTCGTCTATTTCGGACTCTATGAGAACGAGACCTCGGCGATGGCTGAACTGGTCATCCCTGCCAAGACTTTCCTGGAAAAACGCGACGTGCGCACCGCCTACGGCCATAACGCGATGCTGGAGATGCCCGAGTGCGAAACGGGCGAGACCGGCATCAGCGAGTACGCGCTCTGTACGGCGCTCTGTACGGCGTTCGACGTGCCCCTCGAGAGCGAAGCGTACTACCTTGAGCACTTCCTCGCCTGCGGGGAAGCGAAGGATGATAAAACCCTTGTCAAGGGGCGGGAAGCGCTCCCGTACGCCGAGGGATTCGACACCGATGACGGGCAGTTTTTATTCCTAGAGGAGTATGATTTCGATTTCGATATGGAGGAGGATTATTTCCTCGTCTCCCCGAAAAGTCCCCGAAGCCTCAACTCCCAGTTCGACCGGGAGTCGCGGGTGTTCATGCACCCGGAGTGCGGTTTCGAGGAGGGGGCGTCGGTACGGCTCGTTTCGGAGCAGGGGAGCCTGGAGCTGCCGCTGGCCTATGACGACCGGCTGTTGGCCGACTGCGTCCTGGTCTATGCCGGGACGCCGGGGGTGAATAATCTCACCACATCCCTGCGCAGTTTCGCAGGAGAAAACGCCTGTTACCAGGCAAACAAAATCAAGGTGGAAGCATGTTAG
- a CDS encoding sodium ion-translocating decarboxylase subunit beta yields the protein MRALFIKLLLALSLFGAVSASASDATAAHEAPAVEQKAYESHSIGHLLANFAKSTGVYAILFPDPDEMSALGKPMSDFHKGWGRVIMILVAFVLFYLAIAKGFEPLLLLPIGFGGLLSNIPVADIAGPHGFLGVIYQAGLANELFPIIIFMGVGAMTDFGPLLSNPKTALLGGAAQFGIFGTLVGAVALSQYTDLFAFTLQQASAISIIGGADGPTSIYIATKLAPELLGAIAVASYSYMALVPIIQPPIMKALTNEKERKIKMTTLRHVSRMEKLIFPILVLVLAILVLPDSTPLIGAFAFGNFLKESGVVERLSDTLQNALINIVTIFLGLGVGSKLAADQFLVADTLAILALGLVAFSVGTAAGVIMAKIMNLFPGTKINPLIGSAGVSAVPMAARVSNKVGMEYDRNNMLLMHAMGPNVAGVIGSAVAAGVMISIFA from the coding sequence ATGAGAGCGCTGTTTATCAAACTGCTGCTGGCATTGTCGCTGTTCGGCGCCGTGTCGGCGTCGGCATCCGATGCCACTGCCGCGCACGAGGCGCCGGCCGTAGAGCAGAAAGCCTACGAGTCCCACAGCATCGGCCACCTGCTGGCCAACTTTGCCAAGTCGACCGGCGTCTACGCGATCCTCTTCCCCGATCCGGACGAGATGAGCGCCCTCGGAAAACCGATGAGCGATTTCCACAAGGGGTGGGGACGCGTCATTATGATCCTGGTCGCTTTTGTCCTCTTTTACCTGGCGATCGCCAAAGGGTTTGAACCGCTGCTGCTGCTGCCGATCGGCTTCGGGGGCCTGCTTTCCAACATCCCCGTCGCCGACATTGCAGGGCCGCACGGCTTCCTGGGCGTCATCTACCAGGCAGGGCTCGCGAACGAGCTCTTCCCTATTATCATCTTTATGGGTGTCGGGGCGATGACGGACTTTGGCCCGCTGCTCTCCAACCCGAAAACGGCGCTGCTCGGCGGTGCCGCGCAGTTCGGGATTTTCGGGACCCTCGTCGGCGCGGTCGCGCTGTCGCAGTACACGGACCTTTTCGCCTTTACGCTGCAGCAGGCTTCCGCCATCTCCATCATCGGGGGTGCGGACGGCCCGACGTCGATCTACATCGCCACGAAACTGGCGCCGGAGCTGCTGGGGGCGATCGCGGTTGCGTCGTATTCGTACATGGCGCTGGTGCCGATCATCCAGCCGCCGATCATGAAGGCGCTGACCAATGAGAAAGAGCGCAAGATCAAGATGACGACCCTGCGTCACGTCAGCCGTATGGAAAAACTGATCTTCCCGATCCTGGTCCTTGTCCTGGCGATCCTGGTCCTCCCGGACTCCACGCCGCTGATCGGCGCCTTTGCGTTCGGGAACTTCCTGAAAGAGTCCGGTGTCGTCGAGCGCCTCTCCGATACGCTCCAGAACGCCCTGATCAACATCGTGACGATCTTCCTCGGTCTCGGTGTCGGTTCCAAGCTGGCGGCAGACCAGTTCCTCGTCGCGGACACACTGGCGATCCTGGCCTTGGGCCTGGTCGCCTTCTCCGTCGGTACGGCCGCCGGGGTCATCATGGCGAAGATCATGAACCTCTTCCCGGGGACGAAGATCAACCCCCTCATCGGTTCGGCAGGTGTTTCCGCGGTGCCGATGGCGGCGCGTGTCTCCAACAAAGTCGGTATGGAATACGACCGCAATAACATGCTGCTCATGCATGCGATGGGCCCCAATGTCGCGGGTGTCATCGGTTCCGCCGTCGCCGCGGGTGTCATGATCAGTATCTTCGCGTAA
- the glk gene encoding glucokinase codes for MTRSPLILAGDIGGTKTNLALYRYRDGGLEIETKRQYASGDHDDFTSVIDAFLDTSAIARIDAACFGIAGPVVGGVCKTTNLPWEIDTAALQAKLDTPRVRLLNDLEATAYGMLYLDDADFTDLNDGAGAAVGNRAVIAAGTGLGEAMLFSDGQHYRPVGSEGGHCDFAPADDLQQKLLSWLRGRHPDHVSTERVLSGPGVHTLYDFLKETEVAPEPAFMRELPAGEDRSAKISEGALLHGDALCRETLALFAAIYGAEAGNLALKTMATGGVYIGGGIAPKILPFLQQHFMDAFRAKGRFAPLLEAMPVRVSLNPETALDGAAHFAADHLLTLAE; via the coding sequence ATGACTCGCTCGCCCCTGATCCTTGCCGGCGACATCGGCGGAACCAAGACGAATCTCGCCCTCTACCGCTACCGTGACGGCGGCCTCGAGATCGAAACGAAACGGCAGTATGCCAGCGGCGATCATGACGATTTCACCTCGGTGATCGATGCTTTTTTGGATACATCCGCGATCGCCCGGATCGATGCCGCCTGTTTCGGCATCGCCGGCCCCGTCGTCGGCGGCGTCTGCAAAACGACGAACCTCCCCTGGGAAATCGACACCGCGGCGCTGCAGGCAAAGCTTGATACCCCGAGGGTCAGGCTCCTCAACGACCTCGAGGCGACCGCGTACGGGATGCTCTACCTCGACGACGCCGATTTCACCGACCTCAACGACGGTGCCGGCGCCGCCGTAGGCAACCGCGCCGTCATTGCCGCGGGAACGGGCCTGGGCGAAGCGATGCTCTTCTCCGACGGGCAGCACTACCGGCCGGTCGGCTCGGAGGGCGGACACTGCGATTTTGCCCCCGCCGACGACCTGCAACAAAAACTGCTCAGCTGGCTCCGGGGCCGCCACCCCGATCATGTCAGTACCGAACGCGTGCTCTCCGGTCCCGGTGTCCATACCCTCTACGACTTTTTAAAAGAGACGGAAGTTGCGCCGGAACCCGCCTTCATGCGGGAGTTGCCAGCCGGGGAGGACCGCAGCGCGAAAATAAGCGAGGGGGCCCTGCTGCATGGCGATGCGCTCTGCAGAGAAACCCTCGCGCTCTTTGCAGCGATCTATGGGGCCGAAGCGGGCAACCTTGCGCTTAAAACGATGGCCACGGGAGGCGTCTATATCGGCGGCGGGATCGCACCGAAGATCCTCCCCTTTCTGCAGCAGCACTTTATGGACGCCTTCCGCGCGAAGGGGCGTTTTGCCCCCCTGCTCGAGGCGATGCCCGTTCGGGTGTCGCTCAACCCCGAAACGGCCCTCGACGGCGCGGCCCATTTTGCCGCAGACCATCTCCTTACCCTTGCAGAATAA
- a CDS encoding DUF2971 domain-containing protein encodes MLLYKYLTPERTDVLHNKSIRLTQINLLNDPFEYIINVSAEKKTMAEYLHKHRLNELKAEVFRQNPYLTQISNTIDWKNQIEAFCTHDTLHELIHWENVLENVINKISSHGGVLSMTEDRNNNLMWSHYAMEHTGFVVGFDTSTPMIEGGGFKPVSYQDETVRMHFTKVEEIEDVRAHEKSKDKEYWMSAMYVKSTDWSYEKEWRLTGPFSLCKEVKPLVYLLPFDPRSVKEIILGCRVSTETEEKIRKLLAQDKQLEHVELYRAKKDPRKFQLIIEPC; translated from the coding sequence ATGCTTCTCTATAAATATTTGACTCCTGAACGTACTGACGTACTCCACAACAAATCAATAAGACTAACACAGATAAATCTGTTAAATGATCCTTTTGAATATATCATCAATGTTAGTGCTGAAAAAAAGACGATGGCAGAATATTTGCACAAACATAGACTCAATGAACTCAAGGCAGAAGTCTTTAGACAAAATCCATACCTGACACAAATATCAAATACAATCGATTGGAAAAATCAGATTGAAGCTTTTTGTACACACGATACTTTGCATGAGCTTATTCATTGGGAGAATGTACTGGAGAATGTGATTAATAAAATAAGCTCGCACGGTGGTGTTCTTTCAATGACTGAAGATCGAAATAACAATTTGATGTGGTCTCATTATGCAATGGAACATACTGGTTTTGTCGTTGGCTTTGATACATCAACTCCAATGATTGAAGGAGGCGGATTTAAGCCTGTGTCATATCAAGATGAAACCGTGAGAATGCATTTTACAAAAGTTGAAGAAATAGAAGATGTACGTGCTCATGAAAAGAGTAAAGATAAAGAATATTGGATGAGTGCAATGTATGTAAAGAGTACGGATTGGTCTTATGAAAAGGAATGGAGACTTACTGGCCCATTTTCTTTGTGCAAGGAAGTTAAGCCCCTTGTCTATTTGCTGCCATTTGATCCTAGATCAGTAAAAGAGATTATTTTGGGGTGCAGGGTATCTACTGAAACTGAAGAAAAAATACGTAAGTTACTTGCACAAGATAAGCAGTTGGAACATGTTGAACTGTATAGGGCAAAAAAAGATCCAAGAAAATTTCAGCTGATTATCGAGCCATGTTAA
- a CDS encoding thermonuclease family protein — MKTHLTILLLCFTLNAASINNKNFGSVIVDEVTSVYDGDTFRATVNAWPPLIGERIGIRINGIDTPEMRGKCPAEKRLAHRAKQHTVAMLRGATTIELRNMKRGKYFRIVADVYVDGQSVGQSLMDSGLAVRYDGGTKTKAWCK; from the coding sequence TTGAAAACACACCTGACTATTCTCCTCTTATGCTTCACCCTGAACGCCGCTTCGATCAATAACAAAAACTTCGGTTCCGTCATCGTCGACGAAGTCACCAGCGTCTATGACGGCGACACCTTCCGGGCGACGGTCAACGCATGGCCCCCATTAATAGGCGAACGCATCGGGATCCGGATCAACGGCATCGACACCCCGGAAATGCGGGGGAAGTGCCCGGCGGAAAAACGTCTGGCGCATCGTGCGAAACAGCATACGGTCGCCATGCTCCGCGGCGCAACAACGATCGAGCTTCGGAATATGAAGCGCGGGAAGTATTTCCGGATCGTGGCGGATGTTTATGTGGACGGGCAAAGCGTCGGACAGAGCCTGATGGACAGCGGTCTGGCGGTACGGTACGACGGCGGGACAAAGACGAAAGCGTGGTGCAAATGA